The Ahaetulla prasina isolate Xishuangbanna chromosome 3, ASM2864084v1, whole genome shotgun sequence genome window below encodes:
- the LOC131195617 gene encoding E3 ubiquitin-protein ligase makorin-1-like: MDSWTALGGGARQASKRPGSSRIPCRNFARGACRWGQNCRFSHDRKSAPICRYFQNGFCCYGDCCSYQHIPEAPAFSMCGTESSYHGLEETGLSGNYQGSESSILPEASVRSQRGSLRETEPAVLGMGQLQRNFESMSMAFDEEDEDKEKAFIPKRPPNWALSKEFVPRETNAVSSSQELKIGTTSLKSESESTKETASASLPSEESKAAGSSEAATEAAVEQSKDVVCGICMDKISQKILPEERLFGILPNCTHAYCVGCIRKWRKSRDFHSTVIKGCPECRVTSTYFIPNKYWVSDTEEKEKLIERFKARTSKIRCKFFVRSNGHCPFKSECIYLHELPGGQLPTARLRQRPNRRNRSHFVYNPSPSESSDEDEDVDLCLIQWALTFALLHKDSDFDFSDFLSSDSSDSSD; encoded by the exons ATGGACTCTTGGACGGCCCTAGGAGGAGGCGCTCGCCAGGCCAGCAAGAGGCCTGGATCCAGTAGGATCCCATGCAG GAACTTCGCACGTGGAGCATGTAGATGGGGTCAGAACTGTCGATTTTCCCATGATAGGAAATCTGCCCCGATCTGCAGGTATTTCCAGAATGGATTCTGTTGCTATGGAGACTGTTGCAG CTACCAGCATATCCCAGAAGCTCCAGCCTTCAGCATGTGTGGTACAGAGTCTTCCTACCACGGACTGGAAGAAACTGGATTGTCGGGAAACTACCAAGGGTCAGAGTCATCCATCTTGCCAGAGGCTTCAGTCAGGAGCCAGAGGGGGTCTTTGCGTGAGACTGAGCCAGCAGTCTTGGGCATGGGGCAGCTGCAAAGAAACTTTGAAAGCATGAGCATGGCATTTGATGAGGAAGATGAAGACAAGGAAAAAGCCTTTATCCCTAAGCGACCACCAAACTGGGCTCTCAGCAAAGAATTTGTCCCTAGGGAAACCAATGCAG TTTCTAGCTCCCAGGAACTGAAAATTGGTACCACATCCCTGAAGTCAGAAAGTGAATCCACCAAGGAGACTGCTTCTGCTTCTCTCCCCTCAGAAGAGTCAAAG GCAGCTGGTAGTTCAGAAGCAGCAACAGAAGCTGCAGTGGAACAGAGCAAAGATGTGGTATGTGGTATCTGCATGGACAAAATCTCTCAGAAAATCTTACCCGAGGAACGTCTGTTTGGCATTCTTCCCAACTGTACCCATGCTTATTGTGTGGGCTGCATCAGGAAGTGGCGGAAAAGCCGAGACTTTCACAGTACAGTGATAAA AGGTTGCCCAGAGTGCAGAGTCACGTCAACTTACTTTATTCCCAATAAATACTGGGTTTCTgatacagaagagaaggaaaaactgATTGAGAGGTTCAAGGCACGGACTAG CAAAATACGATGCAAATTCTTTGTCCGAAGCAATGGTCACTGTCCCTTTAAATCAGAATGCATCTACCTGCATGAACTTCCTGGTGGCCAGCTTCCTACTGCAAGGCTGCGACAGAGGCCTAACAGGCGGAATCGGTCACACTTT GTCTACAATCCATCTCCATCTGAGAGCtctgatgaggatgaggatgtggATTTGTGCCTTATTCAGTGGGCTCTTACCTTTGCGCTGTTGCACAAAGATTCAGACTTTGACTTTTCAGACTTTCTCTCAAGTGATTCAAGTGATTCTTCTGATTAG